From the Oryza glaberrima chromosome 5, OglaRS2, whole genome shotgun sequence genome, one window contains:
- the LOC127775149 gene encoding ribonuclease MRP protein subunit POP4: protein MSTISDQKKRTLEALQQRYAAAKAKKLQDKPRCQTRNKDSAPKPNLDASRKGKAPDFIPSRTSAPFPSKKGLAISSSSASSGGETNPVYSELSFAPHDNLLQRSISDLDSMDVVHNVVYDIIQKGGDARKITKGAKKLKLEKGILLDNYVHRGPRLVDAQAKSLLIHSKRSKRHMSLKQHKKCGSFDLPETLTLRKFDLYKPMHEMWKEYITELTKSTPKKQLSENLLSADLHGALVIVAECKSASSYQGVCGIMIRDTAETFGIISDDNHFRVVPKAGSVFILQADCWKVTLIGDKLSPREKLKENQRQQRVQAQIR, encoded by the exons ATGTCAACTATTTCCGATCAGAAGAAACGGACCTTAGAAGCCCTTCAACAACGTTATGCTGCTGCAAAAGCTAAGAAACTGCAAGACAAGCCTAGGTGTCAGACAAGGAATAAAGATAGTGCGCCCAAGCCCAATCTTGATGCATCAAGGAAAGGCAAAGCTCCAGATTTCATTCCATCTCGAACTTCTGCTCCGTTTCCTTCAAAAAAAG GTCTAGCAATCTCCAGTTCTTCTGCTTCCTCAG GTGGAGAAACCAATCCTGTATACTCTGAACTTTCATTTGCTCCACATGATAATTTGCTCCAAAGAAGCATTTCG GATTTGGACAGTATGGATGTTGTGCACAATGTTGTTTATGACATAATTCAGAAAGGTGGAGATGCTAGAAAAATTACCAAGGGAGCCAAAAAGTTAAAGCTGGAAAAAGGGATTCTGCTGGATAACTATGTTCACAGGGGTCCTAGATTAGTTGACGCACAGGCAAAATCTTTGTTAATTCATTCAAAGCGATCAAAAAGGCACATGTCACTTAAGCAACATAAGAAATGTGGGTCATTTGATTTACCTGAGACACTCACACTCCGCAA GTTTGACCTCTACAAGCCAATGCATGAGATGTGGAAAGAGTATATCACAGAGCTTACCAAAAGCACACC GAAAAAGCAGTTATCTGAAAACCTCCTCTCAGCAGATCTTCATGGGGCTCTTGTAATAG TGGCAGAATGCAAATCAGCCTCTTCTTATCAAGGCGTATGCGGCATCATGATTCGCGATACTGCAGAGACTTTTGGAATCATATCAGATGACAATCACTTCCGAG TTGTGCCAAAAGCTGGGTCAGTTTTCATCCTCCAAGCAGACTGTTGGAAGGTCACGCTGATCGGTGACAAACTGTCACCCAGGGAGAAGCTGAAGGAGAACCAGCGTCAGCAGCGAGTGCAGGCACAGATCAGATAG
- the LOC127774965 gene encoding probable methyltransferase PMT23, translating to MAVPTSDQRKRRPFLLSLSLFLLVSALLALAFLFLDPSAQSLSVLSSRLTAPTTTLAPPAAPGERNPTPIPAPGDTPPPAVVAGGAEAGESADATEKAEETASRPDDTAAAVNADAAAGEGGGSSESPRLDADKGAAATEGVADDDGGGGGDEPAAKVRWETCRPGRGVSAADYIPCLDNMRAIKALRSRRHMEHRERHCPVAPRPRCLVRVPSGYRPPVPWPRSRDMIWYNNVPHPKLVEYKKDQNWVTKSGDYLVFPGGGTQFKTGVTRYIQFIEQIMPTIQWGTHTKTVLDVGCGVASFGGYLLDRNVITMSFAPKDEHEAQIQFALERGIPAFLAVIGTQKLPFPDEAFDVVHCARCRVHWYANGGKPLLELNRVLRPGGYYIWSATPVYRQEKRDQDDWNAMVKLTKSICWRTVVKSEDSNGIGVVVYQKPASNSCYLERRTNEPPMCSKKDGPRFPWYAPLDTCISSSIEKSSWPLPWPERLNARYLNVPDDSSSTDEKFDVDTKYWKHAISEIYYNDFPVNWSSTRNVMDMNAGYGGFAAALVDKPLWVMNVVPVGQPDTLPVIFNRGLIGVYHDWCESFNTYPRTYDLLHMSYLLGSLTNRCDIMEVAAEIDRILRPDRWFVLRDTTEMIKKMRPVLKSLHYETVVVKQQFLVAKKDFWRPGK from the exons ATGGCCGTGCCCACCTCCGACCAGCGCAAGCGGCggcccttcctcctctcgctgtcgctcttcctcctcgtctccgcgctcctcgccctcgccttcctcttcctcgaccCCTCCGCGCAATCCCTCTccgtcctctcctcccgcctCACCGCCCCTACTACGACGCTCGCGCCTCCCGCTGCTCCGGGAGAGCGAAACCCAACCCCAATTCCCGCCCCCGGAGACACGCCGCCTCccgcggtcgtcgccggcggcgccgaagcCGGGGAGAGCGCCGACGCAACCGAAAAAGCCGAAGAGACCGCATCGCGACCagacgacaccgccgccgccgtcaacgcCGACGCTGCAGCAGGGGAAGGTGGTGGAAGTAGCGAGTCGCCACGGCTCGATGCGGataagggcgccgccgccacggaggGAGTGgcggatgacgacggcggcggtggcggggacgaGCCGGCGGCGAAGGTGAGGTGGGAGACTTGCAGGCCGGGGAGAGGGGTGTCGGCGGCGGACTACATCCCGTGCCTCGACAACATGAGGGCGATCAAGGCGCTGCGCTCGAGGCGCCACATGGAGCACCGGGAGCGCCACTGCCCCGTGGCGCCGCGGCCCAGGTGCCTGGTGCGGGTGCCCTCCGGGTACCGGCCGCCCGTGCCGTGGCCGCGCAGCCGTGACATG ATTTGGTACAACAATGTTCCTCACCCTAAATTGGTGGAGTATAAGAAGGACCAAAACTGGGTAACAAAATCTGGTGACTATCTTGTCTTCCCTGGAGGTGGAACTCAATTCAAAACTGGCGTTACAAGATACATTCAGTTTATTGAACAG ATAATGCCCACCATTCAATGGGGAACACACACAAAAACTGTCCTGGATGTTGGATGTGGTGTTGCCAGCTTTGGTGGATACTTGCTTGACAGGAACGTCATTACCATGTCATTTGCCCCAAAGGATGAGCATGAAGCTCAGATACAGTTTGCATTAGAACGTGGTATTCCAGCATTTCTAGCTGTTATTGGAACACAAAAACTTCCTTTCCCTGATGAGGCATTTGATGTTGTCCACTGTGCAAGGTGCAGGGTCCATTGGTATGCGAATG GTGGAAAACCATTGTTGGAGCTTAACAGAGTTCTCAGGCCTGGAGGATATTACATTTGGTCTGCAACCCCTGTCTACCGTCAAGAAAAAAGAGATCAAGATGACTGGAATG CAATGGTTAAACTTACCAAATCAATCTGTTGGAGAACAGTGGTAAAATCTGAAGATAGTAATGGAATTGGTGTTGTCGTATATCAAAAACCAGCATCAAACTCTTGCTACCTGGAGAGAAGGACAAATGAACCCCCTATGTGTTCTAAGAAAGATGGGCCCCGTTTTCCTTG GTACGCTCCTCTTGATACATGCATTTCCAGTTCAATTGAAAAGAGCAGCTGGCCCCTTCCTTGGCCTGAAAGACTTAATGCCAGATATCTAAATGTGCCTGATGATTCTTCAAGTACCGACGAGAAGTTTGATGTTGATACGAAGTATTGGAAACATGCCATTTCAGAAATATACTATAATGATTTTCCAGTTAATTGGTCATCCACCCGCAATGTAATGGACATGAATGCTGGTTATGGAGG TTTTGCAGCAGCACTTGTTGATAAACCATTATGGGTAATGAATGTTGTTCCGGTCGGTCAGCCCGATACTTTGCCAGTTATTTTCAACAGAGGCCTTATTGGGGTATATCATGATTGGTGTGAATCTTTCAACACGTACCCACGGACCTATGATCTCCTTCACATGAGCTATCTTCTTGGAAGTCTTACAAATAG GTGTGACATCATGGAGGTAGCAGCTGAAATAGACAGGATATTGAGACCTGACAGATGGTTTGTGTTGAGAGACACCACAGAAATGATAAAAAAGATGCGGCCAGTTCTCAAGTCCCTGCACTACGAAACTGTAGTTGTCAAACAGCAATTTCTTGTTGCTAAAAAGGATTTCTGGCGTCCTGGCAAGTGA